The genomic segment gaaaccacgctccctgatgcatcagccgcttcacatgctgtcaatagaacatgagacagagccaaggaggagaaatccagtgccgcacaatggatggtcgccgtttctgtagaggacaggaagtgcagttttggtaagttatttcttagtaaaggctttgctattttaaagttttatttgacttggtgtttattttttcatgtatactaacgaattttgtaaaaaaaaaatttgatgttactggtcctttaaaggaacagcgatgtcaaaaaataaaagtgttttaaagtaatgaaaatataatgcagtgttgccctgtactggtaaaactgctgtgtttgcttaagaaacactactattgtttatataaataagctgctgtgtagcactgGGGGCAGactttcaaaggagaaaaggctcaggttacacagcagatagcaaataagctctgtctttctaatggtgttatcttttatccattagctaacctgtgccatatagccatttttaaatttcctccattgctacacagcagcttgtttatatgaactatagtagtgtttctgaagcgaacgcatcagttttaccagtgcagggcaacactatatgatattttcattgctttaaaacactttttttggtgttactgttcagcagaggtaatggaattgaatccaatggctcgaacggttgctcctgcaataTGGAAAGTACCatattgagatcccagggagggattggATGGCGGTATGGAGGCATCATCCTCAATGCTAACTGgaggaaggtcttgatgttgggcagcattgtAAGCTGCTGCTGAAAAGGGATGGATAAAGGCTGATACCTGAAACTTCAGTGAGCTGAGCGCCAGTCCTTTGTCTAAACCCTACTGATGGAATAACAATAGGCTATCTTCGTCCCAAgactgtgggtctttggctttagattcacaccaggatatgaatgtcctctataccctgtggtagatgcgtgcAGAGACAGGGtttctggcccttagtaaggccggttggaactcctgatctggctaAGATTAGGGCTTTAAATGCTATGCCGTTAAAGCCATCCGTGGTGAACATGGGTGGAAGATCAGTCCCTGAGATGACAGATCCCttctgtctggaaggtggaatgATGCGTCCACTGATAAGTTATGAGCTCTGCGAACCAAGTGCAgtgtggccagtagggtgccactagAAGTGTTTCTACCCTTTCTTGTCTTATCTTCCTGattacccttggcagaagtgccagcggtgggaagacatatgctaggtgaaactgccacGGTATCACCAGTGTGTCCACTGCTAGTGCCAGCGGGTCGTTGCTTCTTGAGATGAACCTCGGAAGCTTGTTGTTGTAactggatgccattaagtctacttccGGAGTGCCCTACCTTGCCAGAATCaaacctctgggtgtaggctccacttgccctgatctaaggtctctcagctgagaaaatctgctatcaTATTGTCCACTCCAGGGATATGAACTGCGGCGATAGCTGGTACTGTGTTTTCTGCCTACAGAATAATTTGCAGTGCCTCTGCGAGGGCCgcttgactccttgtgcctccttggtggttgatATAAGCCAACGCTGTCACATTGTCTGACTGTATTCTTACCAGTGGAGCAATGAGAGGTGGATTGcttttaattccaggatgttgatggggagtagttGTTTTCTGTGACCAACGTCCCTGCACTGTTAGGTCTCCCAATACTCCTCCCCAACCTTGTAGACTGGCATCTGTTGTGATGACTGTCCACTGGTGACTGtccactggtgattggggaagggttttcctgaccgAAGTGTTGTTGGTCGAAGCCACCAATTGATTTAGGTTCAAACTAGTTCTGATAGGGAAATCCTGCTTTTTTGGTCCACTCGGTTCcttggattggggaaggaaggctcttcccaCTGAAGAATTTAGGAcaagccctaaatattctgtactctcAGAAGGTATGAGTCGAGATTTATCTGCCAGCCTAACAGCGTTAGTATCTGCATTACTGTCTGGAGAGGAGTTGTGGCCAGTGCCATGGAACAGGCCTTTACCAGTaggtcgtccaggtatggtatgacattcactccctgcagtcgcaggtcctctagagccgcaACCATGACCTTGGTGAATGCCCTCGGCGTTGAGGGTAGTCCGAAGGGGAGTGACACGAATTGTCAATGTTCTCTTGCCACTAAGTGtccgtcctccttctgaggacactaaaagaaaactgaggattgagaaggtaggcggggatgaagcctagagcaggaggagccactttaaccttttagtatcctttctccaagcaacaggatcttcatccccatggtgcctgtgtcccccaaatctaggcaagagaaattgcagaagcgctgatctcattacgaagattactgaggcggctgaagatggcgccagtgaactccaatgcctgaatctgcaccagggggtaaataaaatgttaggcgcatttgcccggggtaacactttgGCTGGGTAACACTTTGGCTGGGTGGAAGAGGGTTCTAtgaagggtaggggttttttaactttagggttgaattctcctttaaatggatacaAGCAAAATGAGGCTTGGGCAGTGTCTCTGTACTCACCAAGTCTGCGCATACCCTCTGTGCCAGAGATGGGCCCTGGGGCCAAGCTGTTCACTCGTACTCTGCTGGGACCCCACTCCACGGCCAAGTGCTTAGTCATGGCATCTAACAAGAGAGGTATGTAAATAAAGAGCAGAGGTGCAGGTATTGCAGCATTGATCCAGCCAGTGAATGCAAAGGACACTTCAGTATTACACCAAAACACACAAAAAGGCAGCAGCAGaacacatatagggggttatgtaataaaagtcactaagtttgcccatagtaaccaatcaacaggtagcatttactggtcacctgtttaaaaccaaacagcttattgattgctatgggttactgctcctgggcaaacttatgacttttattacatatgggggtcaCAAAGCAAAGTGacttacgggggggggggggagaagcacATAAATCTAACAGGAGGGCAATGTGTAGAGCAAAGGCAGTTTAGTAGCAGTTGCAGAGCCCCACAGCGATAGATAAATATaaccaaaataaatgaaagaagaATCATTTGGGTGCTTGCCTATAGCTGCTTTGGCACTGCCCGCATGCACCTGCAGGACCTGTCCTCTGAAGCTCAGTGTAGCTGTGATGTTCACAATGACACCTCCATTGTCCTGAGAGGAAACAAAAACACCTTCTTAATATCACCCGGGTCACCCCTCCACTTCTTGAATACAAGTGCCCTCCAGCATCAGCTTATTCAATCTTGCTTCCCTACATGAACAAATGCCCCACTGGCACTAGAGAAACCAGACaatgattattattatcctttccTCTGAAGGGTACGGTCACACTGGGCGAGGCAACTTCAGAATACGAAgcgacgcgtgtgccatgccgcaagcgatttttcattttagccggcgcaagacagaggtaaggcattcggggagattggttgcctcaaagacgaggcgattagtcgccatgcgactaaatctccctgaatcgcccagtgtgaccttaaccTTAAAGTTCCTATATGTTTACCCATCTTTAGCTGCAATATTATCTCATAGTGGCACTAATGTTTCCCACTGGTGACCCACTGCTGACTATTAGTAAAGAGCTATTCTTTCAACCTGCAGGGTGGGCATGAATTACAGACCCTTTATTAATAACTAGCAAGATGGCTAATACTGGCATGGGATTCGTTAGGAcatgggattttccggataagggatctttccataatttgaaactttctacattatgggggttaattatcaaaggtcgaatatcgagaggtttttttttatacctcgaatggtattttatttaagaaaaaactgaaatggaaaaaattcaaTTCTACGAGTTTGATTTGTGAAACtgggaaaactcgaattaatcgagttttccgcAGGgaagaaaactcaaataaattgaattatttgagttttggtcaaaaccctctgaaaaaaaactcgaacatcatgaaggctattaacgtctttaaatggttgaagggacctctgccattgactcctgcaTGACGtggacaggtttcagatggctatttccagggtcggggtataataaatctttaaaatttgagttttttcaaataaacttgaaaaaaacccaaaaatgtgagttttgaaaattaactcaaaaactcaaattttcgtggaaaacacaactcgaactaataaataaccctttaacttaatattaatttaaacattaaataaatccaataggattgttttgcctccagtgaggattaattatatcttagtttggaccaagaacaaggtactgttttattattacagagacaaaggaaatcagttttaaacattcatttttgattaaaatggagtctatgggagcctcccagtaattcagagctctctgggtttccatataatgaatcccatgcctgtataagcCATCTTGCTAGTAATTAATAAAGGGTCTTTAATTCATGCCCACCCTGCAAGTTTAAACAGGAACATGTAACTATATCTATATGAACTTGCCATATGCAGGTGCCACCTGCCTTCCCAGCCCCCAGTAACTTCAAATACCAATGGCATGCCCTGATCTCTAGGCCCATATCAATTGGATATGATAAACTGTGTCACTGCAGACATAGGTTACATACTGGCTGCTAAAGTCCTATAGTTTAAAAGGACTCTCTCCCAGTTGGTGGAGCCAGTGGGTACTGTAAGCTGTATATAACAAGATGTTCCTGTACAGTTTGCACcagctatgattaagtgtcctagtgacatgaaacgcgtcaggcaataagatgattgtataaataaaatatccatttaCTTTTACATACGGATTGTCCACtgccttgagctgagggcctggagcacctgggccacgtttCTATTTTGGTGAGTGATTCTACCCGAACaatgcttaaaatgtttttgctccAGCTACTGTACCTACCCTAAAGAATCGCTCAAACAGGATCTTGCTGGCATTGAAAGTGCCCACAGTATCAATATCAATGACAGTCTTGAAGGCATTGAGGGAGAGAGAGCTGGCAGGGCAGAGGAAATTCCCAGCAGCATCTGAAAGAAACAGCAAAATAGTAGAGAGGGATGAATATGACTGAGCGTATGTGTGAGCAACAGAAGCAGAACATTATTCTCACAGCAAGAAGAAAGGGAGCACTCATTGCAGATCAGAATATCCACACATAAACCACTGAAAAGGGAGAACTTGCTGCTGACcagaatatacaaatataaaccaCAATTAAAGTTAGCGCTTACTGTTGACCAGGATATCAACACGAGAAAATGTTCTGAGAGCTTCTTCGACGGCGGCATTCAGGCTTTGGGGATCCCTGACATCTCCCGACAGGGGCAGACAGCGCTGTCCTGTGGCAACTTTAAGTTTCTCAGCAGCCTGGGATCATGGATAAGAAAACTGTTTATATGTGACAATTTATGTGTTCTAGCAGCACGGAAAACACATGGAACTTGCAACTGCCTGTACAAGCCCTACACAGAGCTAAGTTTACCTCCGATACCCGCTGAAGGTTCCTGCTGACAATGATCGTGTCACAGCCGTGTCTGAGAAGAGAGAAAAGAACAGTGGTAGAAAGTGGCACAGTAATAGATACTCAGACAGAAAAAAGAGGCATAGTAATAGCAGAAAATACAGGAATGGATAGAAAGTAACAGAAGAGACTATAAAGAGGGACAGAAAGTGGCACAGTAACAGAAGAGACTACAGAGATGGATAGAAAGTGGCACATTAACAGAATAGAATACAGAAAGGGATAGAAAGTATCACAGTATCAGAAGAGACTTCAGagatggataaaaaaaagtgGCACAGTAACAGAAGAAAATACATAGATGAATAGAAAATGGCACAGTCATAGAATATAATACAATAGGGATAGAAAGTGACACAGTAACACAACGtcatacagagagaaaaaaactgaCAGAGAAATAGAAGAGAATACAGAGAATGACGGGAATAggttccaggaaaaaaaaagtaacaacttGTGTTAATCTTAGGCTGGTACCAAACAATCATTAATAAGCTACTAGGGCACATGACACTGACACCTCTCACACTGTAAGAAAATAAAGTAGTGAATTAGATGTGGTTAAGGGTACAGTACTCTCCCAGTTATACAAGCTGAAGGAATATACAGGGAGCTGGAGGGGCAGGGAAGGTACAATAAGGCAAAGAAATGTAGGCAACTAAAGAAAATTTCCAACATTATAGAAGGGAACAATAACCTGCTGAAATACTAGAGGTATTCAGGGGCACTAAAGCTTACATAGACcaataacagatagatagatagatagatagatagatagatagagatagatagatagatagatagatagatagacagagaaagATGAATGGAAACAGCGCTGCCAAAGAGAGATACAGCTGCAGGTTTCTTCTCACCTCATAAATATCTCAGCAATTCTGAATCCTATTCCAGACCCCCCTCCAGTGATAAACGCCACCCTGCCCCTagttataaagaaagaaaaaggcttaGCATGCAGCGCATATCCTACATGTATCCCCAATTACCCCAGAATCTTGTCTGCTGCCCCAGGCTTTGTCGACTTCTCATTGGCTAATCCACCAGCGCAAGAGAGAAAGCCTGACTGTTGCTTAAAACTGATACCAATAATAAGAGAGAAAATACACCCTATCCATAAGACATTATCCTGCTGTTTGTTTGCCTGAAATAGGTCGTAAAATAAGCTGGCATAGCTCATTATGCATACAATCGATGCCAATGCGGCTGCCATATTGCTAAGGCAGTATTCTCAGTATCGGAGTACCAGGAACCAGGAATGAGGGTGAACCCATAAAGTCCCACAATCACTTCCCTAAGCAGCAGTTGGACTTACTTGAGCAAAGTGGGGCTGTACAAGTAGTTGTAAGCCAGAAGGCAATCATCTGTATCTACGTCCTCTGGGGGCAGGTCGAGAGTGGGGAGTTCAGACATTGCCATTGTTCCCTGATGGGAAGCGATTGATAGGTTAATACATATTGTTACTTCATCTGAACAGTAGAGGCTCCAAATTGCGATAATGTTGCAAAGTCACATAAAGGATATACACAGACGAAGCACGTGAGAACACTGTAGTAAAACAGTAACAGTAAAATGTATTGCTGCGGTGCAAGGGTCGGTCCcagctggggttgccacctggccggtaaaaatgatggttgatcccaatgttattaatagggaaaaaagataaatatataggaaaggcggtatttttttccagaaaaggtggcaactctagttccAGCCAGGACACAATCTGCAAggagtaagtgtgtgtgtgttcaacCCTGTATGGTCTGGACTGGGAcacaaaatagtccctggcattccaagtacacagaagcccaaacagccccccaccagcctaataaatagtgactttctatggcattctCTTGCAGACCCTATgaaaaacccacagattgctgcGTCTGCGTGGCTTCCCTCCGGGGACTCCGGTTTccacccacactccaaaaacatataaggttagaaatagggatgcaccgaatcctttgcgaaagattcggccgaataccgtaccgaatcctaatttgcatatgcactttttactccctgcccctaatttgcacaagtATTCGGATGAAttcaatcctgctgaaaaaggccgaatcccgaaactgAATCCCAGAttcctaagggtagggacacactgggcgatttggggagatttagtcgcttggcgactaatcgcagcgacttttctccccgaatgcctcccctcactctgcgcctggataaaatgaaaagtcgccggcgctaatcacacacggcgattcgttttccgaaatcgcccgaagttgcctcacgaggaaacttcggcgacttcggaaaacgattcgccgcgtgtgattagcgcaggcgatttttcattttaatcaggcgcagagcgaggagaggcattcggggaagattggtcgtggaaagtcgcggcgattagtcgccaggcgactaaatctccccaaatcgcccagtgtgtccctaccctaaccTACCCTTAGAAGTGatcctagtgtgtgtgaatgtgattagattgtaaactccacagGGACTGATGCAAaactctgcagaatatgttagagataaacaaataaacactAATGATATCAGCCATCAGATTGAAAGTGCAGCAAGTTGCCCATTAGGGCCAGGGCCTCACTATCTGCAGCATCAGCAGCAGGGATTGTGACTCGTGAAGATAAATAGCTGATACAAATGCTGGGGAGGAATGACCCATTGCAACCAGAGACAGAGATTTCCTTTGCTCTAGTAGCAAGTGACTTAAGCCGCGATTTCAATTCCAGCTCAATTCCCAGCCT from the Xenopus laevis strain J_2021 chromosome 9_10L, Xenopus_laevis_v10.1, whole genome shotgun sequence genome contains:
- the decr2.L gene encoding 2,4-dienoyl-CoA reductase 2 L homeolog, whose product is MAMSELPTLDLPPEDVDTDDCLLAYNYLYSPTLLKGRVAFITGGGSGIGFRIAEIFMRHGCDTIIVSRNLQRVSEAAEKLKVATGQRCLPLSGDVRDPQSLNAAVEEALRTFSRVDILVNNAAGNFLCPASSLSLNAFKTVIDIDTVGTFNASKILFERFFRDNGGVIVNITATLSFRGQVLQVHAGSAKAAIDAMTKHLAVEWGPSRVRVNSLAPGPISGTEGMRRLGGAAAEAAGIWSIIPLQRKGNKTEIAHGALFLASPLASYVSGTTLVMDGGSWLTSPNHLAPSMDLWASGLKKDK
- the decr2.L gene encoding 2,4-dienoyl-CoA reductase 2 L homeolog isoform X1, with product MAMSELPTLDLPPEDVDTDDCLLAYNYLYSPTLLKGRVAFITGGGSGIGFRIAEIFMRHGCDTIIVSRNLQRVSEAAEKLKVATGQRCLPLSGDVRDPQSLNAAVEEALRTFSRVDILVNNAAGNFLCPASSLSLNAFKTVIDIDTVGTFNASKILFERFFRDNGGVIVNITATLSFRGQVLQVHAGSAKAAIDAMTKHLAVEWGPSRVRVNSLAPGPISGTEGMRRLGGAAAEAAGIWSIIPLQRKGNKTEIAHGALFLASPLASYVSGTTLVMDGGSWLTSPNHLAPSMGTRPSPHL